A window from Nothobranchius furzeri strain GRZ-AD chromosome 17, NfurGRZ-RIMD1, whole genome shotgun sequence encodes these proteins:
- the LOC107379939 gene encoding uncharacterized protein isoform X2, whose amino-acid sequence MSSYSYVRRQRKLLRTQSYFNLGTNMQDSELNLPSDSSSQISSTTSSSIAGNPQTMRRASICRTKVVDDLLAIFTDSSIMNVTLKMDFVNEKAVDDAGVSKEVYTAFWEQVLEQCEGEMERVPRLRPDFSEAEWQAVGRIWVKGFLDHGVMPVKLSLAFILACISGIDNVDTETLMSLFLNYLPPIERSAVEKALQGTMEESDQEDLMDLFTRMGSHSLPPQNGMKSAIDTMAHKATLQEPKYIVDCFSTPMSHVKLKLPDKQWWAVRASKAFSAGLNVLKSVNVLFLRQHVQLFRGTIFSKTNANNVFALLIYFIVSSLKPIFHF is encoded by the exons ATGAGCAGCTATTCATACGTGAGGAGGCAGCGCAAACTGCTCAG GACCCAAAGCTACTTCAACCTTGGCACAAACATG CAGGACAGTGAGCTGAATTTGCCATCGGATTCAAGCAGCCAGATTTCCTCAACAACATCGTCCAGCATCGCAGGAAATCCACAGACCATGCGGCGTGCTTCAATTTGCAGGACAAAGGTTGTCGATGATCTTTTGGCCATATTTACCGACAGCAGCATCATGAATGTGACTTTAAAGATGGATTTTGTAAACGAAAAAGCCGTTGATGATGCTGGTGTGTCTAAGGAGGTGTACACAGCTTTCTGGGAGCAAGTTCTTGAACAGTGTGAGGGGGAAATGGAGCGAGTTCCAAGGCTGAGGCCAGATTTCTCGGAGGCTGAATGGCAAGCGGTTGGACGCATTTGGGTAAAAGGATTTCTCGATCATGGTGTAATGCCAGTGAAGCTTTCCCTGGCTTTCATTTTAGCATGCATCAGTGGAATTGACAATGTTGATACAGAGACCTTGATGTCATTGTTTCTCAACTACCTGCCTCCTATCGAAAGATCAGCTGTTGAGAAGGCTCTCCAGGGCACAATGGAGGAAAGTGATCAAGAGGACTTGATGGACCTTTTCACACGGATGGGTTCTCATTCCTTACCTCCACAGAATGGCATGAAGTCTGCCATAGACACGATGGCCCACAAAGCCACTCTCCAAGAGCCGAAGTATATAGTTGATTGCTTCTCCACTCCCATGTCACATGTAAAGCTGAAACTACCAGAtaagcagtggtgggcagtcagggccagcaaagccttctctgctggcctaaacgtactcaaaagcgtaaatgtattatttttgcgccaacatgttcaattgtttcgcggtacaattttctccaaaacaaatgcaaataatgtgtttgctttacttatttattttattgtctcatctcttaaacccatctttcatttctga
- the LOC107379939 gene encoding uncharacterized protein isoform X1, which translates to MESSLTRGFVTPYKNMLGFCFYVKHRTQSYFNLGTNMQDSELNLPSDSSSQISSTTSSSIAGNPQTMRRASICRTKVVDDLLAIFTDSSIMNVTLKMDFVNEKAVDDAGVSKEVYTAFWEQVLEQCEGEMERVPRLRPDFSEAEWQAVGRIWVKGFLDHGVMPVKLSLAFILACISGIDNVDTETLMSLFLNYLPPIERSAVEKALQGTMEESDQEDLMDLFTRMGSHSLPPQNGMKSAIDTMAHKATLQEPKYIVDCFSTPMSHVKLKLPDKQWWAVRASKAFSAGLNVLKSVNVLFLRQHVQLFRGTIFSKTNANNVFALLIYFIVSSLKPIFHF; encoded by the exons ATGGAAAGCAGTTTGACGAGGGGGTTTGTGACACCATATAAAAATATGCTTGGGTTTTGTTTTTATGTGAAACATAGGACCCAAAGCTACTTCAACCTTGGCACAAACATG CAGGACAGTGAGCTGAATTTGCCATCGGATTCAAGCAGCCAGATTTCCTCAACAACATCGTCCAGCATCGCAGGAAATCCACAGACCATGCGGCGTGCTTCAATTTGCAGGACAAAGGTTGTCGATGATCTTTTGGCCATATTTACCGACAGCAGCATCATGAATGTGACTTTAAAGATGGATTTTGTAAACGAAAAAGCCGTTGATGATGCTGGTGTGTCTAAGGAGGTGTACACAGCTTTCTGGGAGCAAGTTCTTGAACAGTGTGAGGGGGAAATGGAGCGAGTTCCAAGGCTGAGGCCAGATTTCTCGGAGGCTGAATGGCAAGCGGTTGGACGCATTTGGGTAAAAGGATTTCTCGATCATGGTGTAATGCCAGTGAAGCTTTCCCTGGCTTTCATTTTAGCATGCATCAGTGGAATTGACAATGTTGATACAGAGACCTTGATGTCATTGTTTCTCAACTACCTGCCTCCTATCGAAAGATCAGCTGTTGAGAAGGCTCTCCAGGGCACAATGGAGGAAAGTGATCAAGAGGACTTGATGGACCTTTTCACACGGATGGGTTCTCATTCCTTACCTCCACAGAATGGCATGAAGTCTGCCATAGACACGATGGCCCACAAAGCCACTCTCCAAGAGCCGAAGTATATAGTTGATTGCTTCTCCACTCCCATGTCACATGTAAAGCTGAAACTACCAGAtaagcagtggtgggcagtcagggccagcaaagccttctctgctggcctaaacgtactcaaaagcgtaaatgtattatttttgcgccaacatgttcaattgtttcgcggtacaattttctccaaaacaaatgcaaataatgtgtttgctttacttatttattttattgtctcatctcttaaacccatctttcatttctga